The Leptospira harrisiae genome segment CTTTAATAGTTCCTTCTGGACCTAAAACAGGGAGATTGTGTCTCCTTCCCAGCCTCCAACTACTATTGACCATCATAGGGACATCCGCAATATGATCGGAATGAAAATGTGTTAAAAAAATTGCATTCATCTTATCTATAGGCAGATGTTGTCTTTCGGCAGCAATGGAGGTTCCTGATCCTGCATCGAAGATCAAAAAATTTCCGTCGGTTATGATGGCGGTTGAAGTTTGCATCCTTTTTTCATCAGCTCGGGGTGAACCTGTTCCAATTGTGATGAGATGGATTTTTCCATCGGAAAGCCATTTTCTTTCGCTGTGTTCGGCAGTATTTTTGATGATTTGTTTTTTAACCAAATGATCTGCGAAATAAGATTTATGAAAGGAACAGGAACTAGTTAATAAATAGAGAAATCCTAATACAAGTTTAGGTGTATATTTTTGGAGAAATAACACAAAATTCAATTTCGGACTTTTAGGCAAAAAAACTAAAAATTGAGAACTATCCATAATATTGACAATTCTCTCAATTATGAAGAAGTTGTCAACTATGTTAAAAGGAAGGTGAAACCGAATTGTTTTTGTCACACCATGACTTGTGCTTTATTGCGCAGTTTAGGAAAACACCTCCCGTCGTTTCAAAAAATGAAAAAAACATTCCATTAATAATAATCCTTTATCAACCGAAAGTAGGAATTCAATAGTATCAAAAAACAAAAGGCAATCATCACCATTCGAAAAATCGAAATTTGTTTAAAAACAATTTTAATTTTTAAAACTTTATCCCAATGAGTAGTTCCATTTTTAAATAAGTAAAAAATACTAAATAAAGCAAATAAAATTGAGATTTTTGGAATCATAAATCCCAATCCAAAACAGAAAACATAAAATGAACGGTATAAAATTATAGTGATGGGAATCTCTTGATTTTCATTAGATACTAAGTGAATATTAAAAATCTTTTTTCCTAAACTTCCCTTTGCGAAAAATTGAAAGGATGTATCATATATTATGAAAACAATAAAAGTCATTATATATGGGAGAATTTGGTTTAATATTTCTCCATTAATACGAACTAAAATAAATTCTCTCAAAGGAAGTGATAGTATTTCAGCAACTTTAATATCAAATACTTTTGCGAGAATACGAGCTGTATAGTGATTGTTAGGTTTTTGGTTCAATTTTTTTTCCAATTTGAAATTCTAACTTTATTCAAGAGGGCTCTTTGTATCAGAGCCCACAGAAATTTTCAAATACAGTTTCCATCTATTTTTTATAAGGCATCTCACCCAAATAATCTTTTTTGCCAATTTCAATTCCGTTGTGTCGGAGAATCGCATAGGCAGTTGTTATATGAAAGTAAAAATTAGGAATTGCATGTTGTGTGAGGTATTCAAGGCCTGTTAAATATTTTCCTTCCCATCTTGGTTGTGAAACTTTGATTTCATTCACTGATTTAAAATCTTCTTCTTTATAAGTATCCAAGTATTGGATCACTGATTGGATTCTTAGTTTGAGTTCATTTAAATTTTTTTCAGAATCGTCATGAACAGGTGCTTCTTTTCCTGTGATACGAGCGACACAAAGTTTGGCGGTATCGCAAGCAATTTGAATTTGTTTTGTTAGCTGGAATTGGTCAGGAAAGAGTCGAGCGTTGAGTAGGTTCTCAAAAGGGAACTTCTTGGTTTCAGAATGGATTTCTGCTTTTTCTAAAATTTTGATTAAATTCCCAAGACCCTTTTTAAAGGATTGGACGGAGATTTCATAAATAATGGATTCATTCATTGTTCTACTCGAATTGAAGAAGATATAGAATCAATCTAATAAATTAGAACAAATTTATTAGATTGGGTCAAACTTGCGATGGCAAAAAAGTTTATCAAAAACTTTTGATTCAATGATTACTTTGGCCGGCCAAAAGACCAAAGTTTTATTTACAAAATTCTAGATGGAAATTCCACCAGAAACGATGAGTTCTAAAAATCCAAAATTTTGAGAAGCACGGTTAGATCCACCACTTGTCAAAACATCAGTTAGGTCTATATATCCACCCTTACCACCAAATTCCAGAAAGTAAGTGCGTGAAAATTCATACCGAGTGGCAACGTATCCAGAAACACCATACCCAGAAACATGGAAGTTATTATTTTGTCCTTTGCCTAACACGCGTACGTCGCTTCGACAAACCACGGGACCACCACCAATGGAAGATACCAAACTAAGTCCACTCAATCCATCAGACGAAGTATAAAGAGGAGTGATCCATCCAAAATCTAAAAATAGATAATTTAATCCATCTGTATGTTCATACTTTAGTATATCGGGTGTTAACGTAACGGTTTGTTCTCC includes the following:
- a CDS encoding RDD family protein, with amino-acid sequence MNQKPNNHYTARILAKVFDIKVAEILSLPLREFILVRINGEILNQILPYIMTFIVFIIYDTSFQFFAKGSLGKKIFNIHLVSNENQEIPITIILYRSFYVFCFGLGFMIPKISILFALFSIFYLFKNGTTHWDKVLKIKIVFKQISIFRMVMIAFCFLILLNSYFRLIKDYY
- a CDS encoding DUF1993 domain-containing protein, with protein sequence MNESIIYEISVQSFKKGLGNLIKILEKAEIHSETKKFPFENLLNARLFPDQFQLTKQIQIACDTAKLCVARITGKEAPVHDDSEKNLNELKLRIQSVIQYLDTYKEEDFKSVNEIKVSQPRWEGKYLTGLEYLTQHAIPNFYFHITTAYAILRHNGIEIGKKDYLGEMPYKK